Within the uncultured Draconibacterium sp. genome, the region CCCGGATCGTAAGTCGGGGCACTCAGCATAGCAAGTATCTCTCCGGTTTTTGGTTCGATGGCAACAACAGCGCCTTTTTTATTCTGAAAAAGTTCTTCAGCGTAAAGCTGCAATTCAATATCAATTGTCGATACCAGGTTTTTACCAATTTCTGCCGGTTTGTCTTCCCCGCCGTTCAGGTACGAACCTTGAATTCGGTTGTGCACATCAACCATGTATTTTTTTACGCCTTTAACGCCACGTAGCTGCTTTTCGTAAGTTCTTTCTACCCCGCTTTGCCCGATGTAATCGCCTGATTTATAGTAGGTGTCGCGTTTTATGTCGTTGGTATTAACCTCCCCAACATACCCTAAAACGTGAGCTGCAACAGGGTGTGTATATTCGCGCAGTGTCCTGGTTTGCGAGTGGAATCCTTTAAACTTATACAGTTGTTCCTGTAACAAGGCAAAATTCTCAGGCGATATCTGTTTGATCAATACCGATGGTTTGTATCGCGAATATTTTTTTGCTTTCGCAATTTCTTCTTCCAGATCAGGACGAGTAATATCGAGTAAATTGCAAAGCAGAAGTGTATCGAACTGTTCCACTTCGCGTGGTGTGATCATCAGGTCGTAGGCCGTTTTATTGTACACCAGCAACTCTCCATTCCGGTCGTAAACCAATCCGCGCGCCGGGTACTGAACAACTTCGCGCAAGACGTTATTTGTAGCGTATTGTTTGTAGTCGGAATCCAACACCTGCAGCCGAAACAAATCGATGGCATAGATCAATCCTACCACAGCAAAAACAGCTGCAACAATATAACTTCGTTTCGACAAATTGTTCATGTAATACCTTGCCTGTTATTTATTCTGACTATCAGCAACTAAAAGCTGCAATTTTTTACTAGAAAAATCAAATTTAAGTACCCTTCTTTCGACTTCTGTTAATCGCGAAATACAATAAACTGGCTTAAAACTATAACAAAAATTGAAAACAACGAACTTAAAATGATACGATATAAGGTTCCTAAAATATCAGCGAAAGTAAACACCTCGATAAAGAAAAGTGCAAGGTGATGCAGGAACACCATTATTGCCGTGTAATACAGAAACCAGCCCAAACCGTTTTGTGCCAATCCGGGGTAATCTGCCATGTCCTCTTCGCGGTTGGTAATTGCCCTGATAATAGGCGGACGCAGAAAAGCAATAAACACCGAAGCAAAAGCATGAACACCCAATGTATTGGAAAAAATATCGATACTGAGGCCGATGAAAAATCCGCCCAAAAGAAGTATATACCGTGGTGCATTTACAGGAAGTAGCATAATAAACAAGATG harbors:
- the mreD gene encoding rod shape-determining protein MreD; this encodes MFVVLVLTQVLFLNQVQISGFVNPYIYILFIMLLPVNAPRYILLLGGFFIGLSIDIFSNTLGVHAFASVFIAFLRPPIIRAITNREEDMADYPGLAQNGLGWFLYYTAIMVFLHHLALFFIEVFTFADILGTLYRIILSSLFSIFVIVLSQFIVFRD